One genomic window of Novosphingobium aureum includes the following:
- a CDS encoding MobA/MobL family protein yields MVIAANIHSITDKVRRLIAIKEREELVGSIRFGNFRRPIEHEKGKSGKGPFLQPVDFFMPVALSGRATMASGGSSFHCKFESVGRGGEVAGRSRKKSAASGPDKRKDAAGFEIYVAEQAVALESPAISADQFERYAALAPSETHDELEHSRVARVISNISSDPVVRGGFWKAVEQNERRASAPHVAFFPDRAAPAFWEGAKKVLADVEGVQAPLSKIIALQTTGSVRSERLRDRKPVRVECDAGLAASVLARLSAIDGWDAHRPPVTIPRTRNGRVQNRWVFEVPVEIATAPEALDRVLRGLAATFDGMGTMYTLVLHDPDADNDRRNSHVHVVSHDRACNFIEAAEKWDIELSAAERKKYYVKLEKKRRQGKEADGAYWEAGARDIAQMRAHFADLCNAELEKLKVKRRLDPRSFAEAGMQRKPQMHMGPAASRLSKFGVATEAETENMYRSLQAELGEIEDRERTRFADRLALAQQMADVLAKADKKTDWYRHFDQTWDRLRDLLYAVKGAEAALETLTLFELLAKSRAELVQRNCDRMLDSIHAGKAKASIVRDQAKIERRRHEAVAHLQHVTTTLAPYQSDRRTAERDVRRMVEEIEGILAEFRMELEKISGRQQAGARLESTPPVRPITLRWAALRERILRDKPVIIRTAKGFDVPTLDAASRALLRSQPLERRAPAFLKSQLKIQDAEVGRLRAAIKSYGIEGVAGFPTAAALLQRYKGRPDVAALIAAQPAREAVISDVGALSLISPAVTVPDMANQAAKEVGSSSASIQEAGGALPHSKHISLAETADGRVSAGQTPRAKGVFAQAREIAASRSQAGKELIRGVGPRDRSTMMDGPRENAERANPQAAQGGETENGIAFDRGRLGEESAGQLIGQPVPVLQPELKPDPARDAAVESLRTALLSDPAMRVVQENGRLKISPQESGWDITVEVFSDHPVIAAAMRERAASPWLDVSEAKRVEVARRAIAELKLGKSRTVRRSEQGWDVKLPDQALADTLSSWSTYKPISDLLALADMYWSNREREAFVKPPPVQTKAQKTVKISDQERSTTLPASGRDAEFERLQALANSLRGQRSR; encoded by the coding sequence ATGGTCATCGCTGCCAACATTCACTCGATCACGGACAAAGTCCGTCGCCTCATCGCGATCAAGGAGCGCGAGGAACTCGTGGGCAGTATTCGTTTCGGAAATTTCCGGAGGCCCATCGAACATGAAAAGGGCAAAAGCGGGAAGGGGCCGTTCCTCCAGCCTGTCGATTTCTTTATGCCGGTGGCACTGTCTGGGCGCGCCACGATGGCGAGTGGAGGATCATCGTTCCATTGCAAGTTTGAAAGCGTAGGAAGAGGCGGAGAGGTTGCTGGCCGAAGCCGCAAGAAAAGTGCTGCCTCTGGACCGGACAAAAGGAAAGATGCGGCGGGATTCGAAATCTATGTCGCCGAGCAAGCGGTGGCTTTGGAATCGCCCGCGATCAGTGCGGACCAGTTTGAACGATATGCGGCTCTGGCACCCAGCGAAACGCATGACGAGTTAGAGCACTCTCGGGTAGCCAGGGTCATATCAAATATTTCGTCAGATCCGGTCGTCCGGGGAGGGTTTTGGAAAGCGGTAGAGCAGAATGAACGTCGGGCTTCGGCTCCACACGTTGCCTTTTTCCCGGACAGGGCGGCGCCGGCGTTTTGGGAGGGGGCGAAGAAGGTGCTCGCCGATGTTGAAGGTGTTCAGGCCCCGCTGAGCAAGATTATCGCGCTGCAGACGACCGGCTCTGTACGCTCTGAACGGTTGCGTGATCGAAAACCGGTACGGGTAGAGTGTGACGCCGGGCTCGCGGCTTCTGTTCTCGCTCGCCTGTCCGCCATCGATGGCTGGGACGCCCACCGCCCGCCCGTCACCATACCTCGGACGCGTAATGGCCGCGTTCAGAACCGATGGGTCTTTGAAGTTCCAGTCGAGATCGCAACTGCCCCCGAAGCCCTAGATCGTGTTCTTCGTGGCTTGGCCGCCACCTTTGACGGCATGGGCACTATGTACACGTTGGTGTTGCATGATCCTGATGCCGATAATGATCGGCGCAATTCGCATGTGCATGTGGTCAGTCACGATCGTGCCTGCAATTTCATTGAGGCTGCGGAGAAATGGGACATTGAGCTCAGCGCGGCGGAGCGCAAAAAATACTACGTGAAGCTGGAAAAAAAGCGCCGGCAAGGAAAGGAGGCAGATGGCGCATATTGGGAGGCCGGCGCCCGAGATATCGCTCAAATGCGGGCCCACTTTGCAGATCTTTGCAATGCAGAACTGGAAAAGTTGAAGGTCAAGCGCCGGTTAGATCCTCGAAGTTTCGCCGAGGCCGGCATGCAACGAAAGCCGCAGATGCACATGGGACCGGCGGCATCTCGGCTTTCGAAATTTGGCGTCGCCACTGAAGCCGAAACTGAAAATATGTACAGGTCGCTTCAGGCTGAGCTGGGTGAAATCGAAGATCGGGAACGGACGAGGTTTGCCGATCGCTTAGCGCTGGCGCAACAGATGGCTGACGTTCTGGCAAAGGCAGACAAGAAAACCGACTGGTATCGTCATTTTGATCAAACTTGGGACCGATTGCGTGACCTGCTTTACGCCGTCAAAGGTGCAGAAGCGGCACTTGAAACACTGACATTGTTCGAGCTCCTCGCCAAATCACGCGCCGAATTGGTGCAGCGCAACTGCGACCGGATGCTCGATAGCATTCACGCTGGTAAGGCCAAGGCCTCGATCGTGCGCGATCAGGCCAAGATTGAGCGTCGGCGTCACGAGGCTGTGGCGCACCTCCAACATGTCACGACGACTCTAGCCCCCTATCAATCAGATCGGCGGACGGCCGAGCGTGACGTGCGGAGAATGGTTGAAGAAATCGAAGGCATACTCGCCGAATTCCGTATGGAACTGGAAAAGATATCGGGGCGCCAGCAGGCAGGCGCTCGTCTGGAGAGTACCCCACCAGTTCGTCCAATTACGTTGCGGTGGGCGGCGTTGCGCGAGCGCATCCTTCGCGACAAGCCCGTCATAATTCGTACCGCTAAAGGGTTTGACGTCCCAACGTTGGATGCCGCTAGCAGAGCGCTCTTGCGGTCCCAGCCTCTAGAAAGGCGGGCACCTGCCTTTCTCAAGTCCCAACTTAAAATTCAGGATGCGGAAGTCGGACGCCTGCGCGCGGCGATCAAGTCCTATGGTATCGAAGGGGTGGCCGGATTTCCAACTGCAGCAGCTCTGTTGCAACGTTACAAAGGTCGGCCGGACGTTGCGGCACTCATAGCGGCTCAACCGGCGCGGGAGGCGGTTATCAGTGATGTGGGCGCATTGTCACTAATCAGTCCCGCCGTAACCGTGCCTGACATGGCGAACCAGGCAGCGAAGGAGGTTGGTTCGTCTAGCGCCTCCATTCAAGAGGCTGGAGGTGCGCTGCCTCACTCTAAGCATATCTCGTTGGCCGAAACTGCAGACGGCAGAGTGAGTGCCGGACAGACGCCCCGAGCGAAGGGGGTGTTTGCTCAGGCTAGAGAAATCGCTGCCAGCAGATCGCAGGCGGGTAAGGAGCTTATCCGCGGGGTAGGACCGCGGGATCGATCTACTATGATGGACGGCCCACGAGAGAACGCTGAACGCGCAAATCCGCAAGCGGCGCAAGGGGGCGAAACTGAAAACGGCATTGCGTTTGATCGTGGTCGCTTAGGAGAAGAATCGGCCGGACAACTGATTGGCCAGCCGGTACCTGTCCTCCAGCCGGAGCTAAAACCCGACCCCGCCCGCGATGCCGCCGTAGAGAGCTTGAGGACTGCTTTGCTATCGGATCCGGCCATGCGTGTGGTCCAGGAAAATGGGCGCCTGAAAATCTCGCCGCAGGAATCGGGCTGGGACATAACCGTCGAGGTCTTTTCCGATCATCCCGTGATAGCCGCTGCGATGCGAGAGCGTGCAGCCTCTCCGTGGTTGGACGTTTCTGAAGCGAAGCGAGTGGAGGTGGCGCGGCGTGCAATTGCGGAGCTAAAACTGGGGAAAAGCCGGACGGTTCGGCGGTCGGAGCAGGGGTGGGATGTTAAACTTCCGGATCAGGCACTGGCTGATACCCTGTCTTCTTGGTCTACATACAAACCCATCTCTGATTTGCTGGCGCTGGCCGATATGTACTGGTCAAATCGCGAGCGGGAGGCGTTTGTAAAGCCCCCACCAGTCCAAACTAAAGCGCAGAAGACTGTCAAAATCTCCGATCAGGAACGTTCGACAACGCTGCCGGCTTCGGGAAGGGATGCCGAATTCGAGCGATTACAGGCCCTCGCCAACAGTTTGCGTGGCCAAAGGTCGCGCTGA